The sequence below is a genomic window from Streptococcus oralis.
TTTATTGACCTGACGAGACATAGAGTCCCCTAAAGCCATGATAACAACTACTGAAGAAACTCCGATAATAATGCCAATCATGGTCAAAAAGGAGCGCATCTTGTGTGCCATAATAGATGAAAAGGCAAATTTCAGATTTTGCATCTTAGTTCTCCTTTCCTTCCAAACGAGCGCTATCAGACGAAATAACTCCATCACGGATTACAATCTGGCGTTTTGCATAGGCTGCAATTTCGGGCTCGTGCGTTACCATAATAATAGTCTTGCCTTCTTCATTTAACTCAACCAAGAGTTCCATGATTTGACTTCCTGTTTTCGTATCCAAGGCGCCTGTCGGTTCATCAGCTAGGATGATTGAGGGATCGTTAACAAGAGCACGCGCAATGGCCACCCGTTGTTTTTGACCGCCAGACAACTCCGAAGGAAGGTGATGAATACGATCAGTCAACTCTACTTTACTCAGATATTCCTCTGCCAACTTGCGACGTTGGGCAGCTGGAACTCCTGCATAAATCAAGGGTAACTCGACATTTTGAACAGCATCCATCTTTGACAAAAGAAAGAACTGTTGAAAGACAAAGCCAATTTGTTGGTTACGTACCTGTGCCAACTGCTTTTCACCTAGACGGGCCACTTCTTGACCTTCTAGATAGTATTCGCCGCTAGTTGGGGTGTCCAGCATTCCGATGGTATTCATCAGAGTAGATTTACCCGAACCAGATGGTCCCATAATGGCAACAAATTCCCCTTCGCCGATCTCCAAATTAATATTTTTCAAGACCTGCAGCTCCTGTTCACCATTTCGATAACTCCGGCAGATGTTTTTTAGACTAATTAGTTGTTTCATCAGCCTTCACCTCTTTTCCTTCTTCCAAGGAAGTCGTTGGATTACTGATGACTTTGGTTCCATCTGTCAAACCAGATGTGATCTCTTGGTTTTCTGCGTCAGCATTTCCTAGGCTAACTTCAACCTTCTTAGCCTTATTCTCTTCGTCAACCACCCAAACGTAGTTTTTCCCGTCTTCAGTAATGACACTGGTTAAGGGTACGAGGATTGATTTCTTGTCACTTTTAACCTCAACACTAACGGTGAAACCTGGTCTTAAATCACCAATCTCACTCGTCACTTCAATCGTATAAGGATATTTAGAACCAGTATTCCCCCCAGTTATAGCATTCGTTCCTTCTCCACTATTTTTAGGGTAAGCTGAAATAAAGCTGATCTTCCCTGTCCAAGTTTTATCTTGGTAAACTTTAGAAGAGAAGGTCACTTCTTGGCCAACAGAAAGGTTGGCAAGATTGTACTCGGAAAGTTCTCCCTTGACTTGTAGATTGTCGTTACTTACTACATGAACCATCACTTGATTTGCAGCAGTTGTGGACTTTGATACATTGCGATTAACTTCTACAACTGTACCTTCTAGCGTACTCAGAACCTTTGTTGCGTCCAATTGGGCTTGCGCCTTTTTAAGTTGCGCCTCTGCATCAGCACGACTATCACGAGCATCACTAATTTGAGAATCAATGGAAGAGACAGAAGAACCCTGCGTTCCATCATCATATTCTTCCGAATCAGCTAGAGTGTTGTTTCGTGATTCCTTCAAGTCATTGATACGACGATCAGCCTTGGCTATGGCACGGTTAGCTGCATCATAAGCAGACTGCGCTTCTGTGCTGTTGTATTTTACGAGCGCTTGTCCTTTGTCAACCTTATCTCCAACAGAAACCAAGATTTCATCTACCTCACCCTTACTTGCATCCAAATAAACATATTGTTCATTTTTTGCGGTGACGGTACCAGATAAGAGAACAGAGGAGGCAACTGTTCCTTCCTTTGCGACTACGAGATGCGAAGTGTCATCCTTACTGGCAACCTGAGAGGGCTGTCTAAATAGCAAAATACCCGCTGCACTGATTATAATAATACTTGCAGCACCAATAGCTGTGTATAGTTGCCATTTTTTAGTTTTCTTATTCCCCTTCATCACAAAACTCCTATTTTATTTTCAATACAAAGACTATTATAGCAAATTTACCTACTCTAAACAATGATTGTTCAGAGAGAAAAGAGAACAATTCAGGAAACATACCTTGTTTCCATTTGATTTATGCGAAATTGTACTAGTAACATCATACACCTTATTTCTATATTTAGCAAGTGATTTCTGCTATTTCTTTAGGGCGTAGCAGATTTTTGCATTCAAAAAATAAAAACGATAGAATATGACTATCAAAACTATAAGGAGTTTTCCATGAGAGAATATGATATCATCGCCATCGGTGGAGGGAGTGGCGGTATCGCCACTATGAACCGAGCTGGTGAACACGGCGCTAAAGCAGCTGTTATAGAAGAGAAAAAATTAGGTGGAACTTGTGTCAACGTTGGCTGTGTTCCTAAGAAAATCATGTGGTATGGAGCGCAAATCGCTGAAAGCTTCCACCACTACGGCCCTGACTATGGTTTTACAAGTTCAGATGTGCAATTTGATTTTGCAAAACTTCGTCAAAACCGTGAAGCCTACATCGATCGTGCCCGCTCGTCTTATGATGGAAGTTTCAAGCGCAACGGTGTTGATTTGATTGAAGGTCGTGCTCATTTCGTTGATTCCCACACAGTCAGCGTTAATGGTGAATTGATTCGTGCCAAGCATATCGTGATTGCGACTGGAGCTCGTCCAAGCATCCCAACTATTCCTGGAGCTGAACTCGGTGGTAGTTCAGACGATGTCTTTGCTTGGGAACAACTTCCTGAATCCGTTGCAATCCTTGGTGCTGGCTATATCGCTGTTGAATTAGCTGGTGTTCTCCACGCACTTGGAGTAAAAACTGATTTGTTTGTGCGTCGCGATCGTCCCTTGCGCACTTTTGACAACTACATCGTTGAAGGTCTTGTCAATGAAATGGAAAAAACAGGTTTACCTTTGCAAACGCATAAGGTACCCGTCAAGCTCGAAGAAACTGAGCAAGGCATTACGATTCATTTTGAAGACGGTTCTAGTCACACTGCAAGCAAAGTTATCTGGGCTATCGGGCGACGTCCAAATGTAGACGGTCTTGAGTTAGAAAAGGCTGGCGTCACACTCAACCAACGTGGATTTATCCAAGTGGATGAGTATCAAAATACAGTTGTAGATGGCATCTACGCCCTTGGAGACGTTACTGGTGAGAAGGAACTTACCCCAGTAGCCATCAAGGCAGGACGCACCCTATCTGAACGCCTCTTCAACGGGAAAACAAATGCCAAGATGGACTACACGACTATCCCTACTGTTGTCTTCTCCCACCCAGCAATCGGAACCGTTGGTTTGACCGAGGAGCAAGCTATCAAAGAATACGGCCAAGATAATATCAAAGTCTACAAGTCAAGCTTTGCATCTATGTACTCTGCCGTTACAAGCCATCGTCAAGAATCTCGCTTCAAACTCATCACTGCCGGTGCAGACGAAAAAGTTGTTGGCCTTCACGGACTTGGTTACGGAGTGGATGAGATGATTCAAGGATTCGCTGTTGCCATCAAGATGGGGGCTACCAAGGCGGACTTTGATGCTACAGTAGCTATCCACCCAACCTCTTCAGAAGAATTTGTAACCATGCGCTAATCGTATAAAGAGACCCCATGTGGTCTCTTTATACTTGTAAAATCGGCTGTTACAAAATTGTTACCTATACTTTAAAAATAGGTTGACTTTTATTCCTGAATTAGTATAATAGTTACTATAATTTTGAAAAGAGGTTAACAGTTTTGAAAAAAGCTCATATCTATGCTATCCCTGCTATCGGTGCTGCACTCATCGCCGTATTGGCACAAATCAGTCTCCCTATCGGTCCTGTACCTTTCACTCTGCAAAACTTTGCGATCGGTCTGATTGCTACTGTTTTTAGACCTAGAGAAGCTGTCCTTTCTGTAGCTCTCTACCTCCTGCTGGGTGCCATTGGTTTACCTGTCTTTGCAGGGGGTGGTGCAGGATTTCACGTTTTAGTCGGTCCAAGTTCAGGCTATCTTTGGTTTGACCTTGTCTATGCAGGACTTACATCTTATCTCATCCATCAAAATAGCGGCTATATCCGCATTTTCCTAGCCAACCTCTTGGGTGATTCACTCGTCTTTGTCGGAGGTATTCTCAGCCTCCACTTCCTTGCTGGTATGCCACTTGACAAAGCACTCGCTGTTGGAGTCCTCCCCTTTATCCTCCCTGATCTTGGTAAAATCATTGCGATTAGCTTCATTGGTCGTCCACTATTACAACGACTTAGGGGACAAGCATACTTCTCAATTTAACCCAAAAAGGATACTGAGTCAAAAACTCAATATCCTTTTATTGATTTCCTTTAAAAGCATCCACCATTACCTGAAATTCTTCGTTTGTAAGGGTGATTCCTTTTCCCATCTTGGTATGATCAGGGCTCCAAGTTCGAATATCAAACTTTGCTGGAGCGCCATTAAAGCTGACTCGGTTTAATTCCTTGGTCCATCCTTTTTCATTTTCGGACAAGGTCAGTAAGTGTTCTTCGATTTCAAATGTAAATTCTGCCATTTTAACTCCTTTACGTGATATGCTTTCTCTAGTCTATTCGTAAAATCTTGTGGATTTTAGGAAAATTTTATATAATATGGTTATATAAGAGGGGAGATGCCTATGAGATATACATTCAAGCAAGTCTTAGATAAGATACAAGACTTTCTCAGTGGACATGATGAACGAGATTATTCTGAAAACGACTCCCTCATTGCTACAATTGAACAGGCCATCCAGAAAAAAACGGCTGTTCATGTCATACTTGCTGAGACAAGTTTTACAGGTGATATTATCAAATATGATAGCAGCCGTCAGCAGATTATTGTCAAAAATTTTACAAAAAATGTGACACGTATCATCCGAATCACTGATATCAAAAGACTTCGTTTCGTCCCTTCAACTGTACAAACAGCTCAGAAAAATAGATTTAAGAAAGAGTGAGATGTTTTTCATCCCACTCTTTTTCTTAACGAATTTGTTCAAAATGCAGGTGGACTGCGATATGGTCTCCGTAACCACTTCTCTCCAAATCGCGTTGTAAGCGGTAAGAAATGTAGTGTTCTGCGATGGTGATATATCCTGCCCCCAACAAACGATTTTCAACCATTGATTGGATCATGCTAATGGTCGCACGTTCTACTTTTGCTTCTTCCAAATCCAAGACTACTTTTTTAGTGACTTGAGCTAGGTTTTGACGTAGGTCATCTGTCAAAACATAAACAGTCTGAGCCGCTTTTAGAACAGCTTGGTAGATTTTATCTGGATCAAAGTCTGCAACTTCTCCATTACGTTTGATTACTTGCATAAGGTTCTCCTTTATTCTTTGTTTTCTCTGATTTCAGCCAGCATTTTTTCTTCTTCTGCTGTTAGTTGATAGTTTTCTAGCAAATCTGGTCTGCGCTCGTAGGTTTTCTTTAAACTCTCATAAAGTCGCCACTGGCGAATCTTCTCATGGTGCCCACTCATAAGCACATCTGGAACCACCATGCCTCGATAGTCATAAGGACGTGTGTATTGAGGATATTCGAGCAATCCCGAAGAAAAACTATCGTCCTGATGACTAGACTCCTTGCCAATCACTTCAGGAATCAAGCGAACAGTCGCATCAATCATAGTCATAGCCGCCAATTCACCACCAGTCAAGACATAGTCTCCTAGAGAAATCTCATCGGTTACCAAGGTCTTGATGCGCTCGTCATACCCTTCGTAGTGACCGCAGATAAAGATCAGTTCCTCTTCTTTGGCCAAATCCTCAGCATAAGCCTGATCAAACTGTTTTCCAGCAGGATCGAGAAGAATGACGCGGGGATGTTTCTTTTCAATAGCATCAAAGGCATCGAAAATGGGTTGGGCTCGGAGCAACATCCCCTGACCGCCTCCGTAGGGCTCATCATCAACATGACGAGCTTTTTCAGCGTATTCTCTGAAATTATGGTACTGGATATCCAAGAGCCCTTTTTCTCGAGCCTTTCCAACGATTGAGTGCTCAAGCGGAGAAAACATCTCAGGAAAGAGAGTTAAAATATCAATCTTCATCATCTAGTCCTTCTAAGATTTCCACTTCGACCCGCTTGTTTGGAATATCAACATTGAGAACTACTGGCGGAATGTAAGGTAAAAGCAAATCTCGCTTACCTTTTCGTTTGACCACCCAGACATCGTTAGCACCTGGTTGCAGGATTTCCTTGATGGTTCCAATCAAGTTGTCTCCCTCGTAAACATCCAAACCGATAATCTCGTGATAATAGAATTCCCCATCTTCTAAATCATTTAGGTCTTCCTCAGCGACCTTGAGACTATAACCCTTGTACGTTTCAATCGCATTGATATGGTACATATCTTTGAATTTGATAATGTCAAAGTTCTTCTGCTTACGATGGCTAGCGATTATTACTGTTTGGACAAACTTATCTTTTTCATCAAATAAAGCCAGCTCTGCTCCTTTTTTAAACCGTTCTTCTGAAAAATCCGTCACAGACAAGACACGCATCTCACCCTGCAGACCCTGCGTATTAACGATTTTCCCAACATTAAAGTAGTTCATCTTGTCTCCTGTATCTATTTCTATCCTTTATTTTATCACGTTCCAGGGATTTTCACAAGTTGGAGAAAATCAGCTATAATCCCAAAATTGCTAGTAGTTTCCTCTTTAATGTTAATTTATATTTGAAAGAAGAAATATTTATATTCCCATTATACATATTACTATAAAATGTATACTCCCCAATTTGACCTTGACTTGTCTTCCATTTCATTCTTAAACTAGGTATAGTCTCAGGTAAATTTGTATGAATCAATAAGCATGTATAATTTTTTAAATTTTTAATTGTATGTATTTTATCTTGAACGATTAAACGATTACTTTTTGAATCATAGATTAAAGAATAAAATTCTATAATTTCAATATCAACTTCTTTTGGATAAAAAATCAAATGGTTATAATGTTTATCATTTTTATTATGTTTAAACTCATAAATATGATGAAATCTCGTATGTAAGGAATCAAATTCGATTGGTTTAATTGCCTGAATTTCGATATTATTAATATAGGCCTTATTCTGGAAACTAATTTTTAAAATTACACCTATAAAAGTCGAAATCTGTATAATTCGTAATAACCAATCAATATACATCGCCCAGTCTATTTTTAAAAAATAATCAGTGTTCAATATTTCTCAAATCTCCCTCCAAAAAACTCTCCAAATCTCGTTCATGCTGATACTTAATGGCAGCCTTCTTATCTTTCTCAAAGATGGTTTTGGTTAGGTCAATATCGTTGATGGTCGCAATTGCGACAGTGTAGTGAATGATATCAGCCAGTTCTTTGGCTAGTTCTTCATTTGAGTCCTGGACACCCTCTTTTCGACCAGAGCGCCCATTCAAGACCTCGGCTACTTCTCCGACTTCCTCCACTAACTTGATAAAGAGGCCTTCCTCAGTTCGAGATTGCTGGTAATGATCTAGTAAGTAAGCTTGTAATTGTCTAAACGTTAAATCCTTCATCTTCTCTTCCTCACAAAAAAGCGAGACATCTGTCCCGCTTTTTTTATTTTTCATCGATAACGATTCTTACTTTTTTGTCTTCAGTTGGGACAGAGTAGACAATCGTTCTTATCGCTGAGATAGTGCGACCCTTACGACCGATAACACGACCGACATCGCTTTGGTCAAGATCCAAGTGATACTCCAAAAACTCTGGTGTGTCTTCAATCTTGATAGTTAAGGCATCAGGTTGTGAAATCAAAGGTTTCACAATCGCAATAATGAGATTTTCAATCGTATCCATCTGTCAACCTACTTTAAACTTATTTTGAGAATTTAGAATCGTGGAATTTTTTCAATACGCCTTCTTTTGAAAGGATGTTGCGAACTGTATCTGAAGGTTGAGCTCCATCAGCCAACCATGCAAGAACGCGGTCTTCTTTCAAAGTCACTTGGTTTTCAGCAACAAGTGGGTTGTAAGTTCCAACTGTTTCGATGAAACGTCCGTCACGTGGTGAACGTGAGTCTGCTACGTTGATACGGTAGAAAGGTTTTTTCTTAGAACCCATACGAGTCAAACGGATTTTAACTGCCATTTTTTAATGTCTCTTTTCTTATTTTTTATTTCGGTGAAATAGCTAAGCTATTTAGCACATGTTCTATTATAACAGATTTTCGAGAGGTGTCAAGAAAAAAACTTGACAGAGTTAAAAATTTTTAAATTTTTTAGAAATTTATTAGACTAATAGAGATAAATTAGAAAGAAAAAATTTATGAATACTACTTTTGATAACTACCCTGTCAAGCCCTATATCTCTCTTAATCGTGATGTCGAAGCTTGGCTACTAAATCTCAAGCCCGTTCCTAAATGACACATGGACCTATTAGCAGATGATTTACTAGCAGGAGATATCATTCTCCTATGGAGAATCAACTTTGGCACTTTTACAACCGAAACATGATTTTAAAAACTCCCATTCGAATATGATTCAAAATTCGCTTAAAATCAATGTTTTCCCACTTTTTCAGAAAACAAATTTTCATCTAATTTAAATAACTTTCAATTAAATGGTGTGAACCATGAAGTGTTGTAAATGCTGTATTGTAGCTAGTTTTTAACGTTTAGAAAACTACCTAGCTTTACGAGCTTTCTTAAAATCTGGTTTGGAAAGTATGCGTTTCAGTTGGACTAAAAACAGCGAAATATCAAGGATTTTAAGAACGATATCTACTAATTAATTTATAAAATATGAATTAATAGATTCTAAATAGGGGAATAGTTTAGGTCTGTAATCATTAAAATAATACACCTAACTTTGGTCACCGTTTTTTAGTTATTCACTCTTTTTTCAGATAGTGTTTTTAAAGTTATGATGTAAAATGTCGCAATTAAAACACTATACATCATAATCGGAGGATAGAGAATTAAGGATAGAATCAATCCCACTCCTTTAATTATTAGGTCAGGTATCAATAACTTTCTATATTGTGCGGTAGCTTCAAGTAATTCTTTCTGATCTATATTGGGTTTATCAATTACTTTATGTAAAAACCAGTTTGCTACCGTTGAAACAATAACGATCAGTCCATAAAAGAGCTGTGCCGTATGGTTCATGAAATGACTACTAACGATTCCAGTAGCATAGGGCATAAATGAAACAAAAAATAAAAGAAACAAATTCCACCAAACAATTTGTGGGGAAATTTTCTCAACCTTTTCCCATAGTGTGTTTAGTGCCATCCATAACGATCCTAACCAGAAAAAGGAAAGAAAATAAGCAAAGAAATTTTGCCGTAAATCCCAAAAAGCTTGAAGACTTGGTGTCGTTGGTTTTTCTAATTCTAAGATTAGGATAGTCATTATAATTGCTAGAACCGCATCTGTCAATGCAATTAATCTATCTTTCTTCATCAGATTACATCACCTTTCATTTTGTAGCATTCTATCTCATCGTATAATATTTATTAATCTTAAATATTAGATATTCATTTCATACTTTGAGTACAAACAAGATACACTAAAAAACATGTATCTGTCATATTTTATTTAACTTTAGAAATATTCATCCATCTAATTAATAAATATATCATATTTCACAATAAATGACTACTATCAAAGATACATTTTCTTTCAAATTCCTCCCTTTTCAACTTGGCTAACTTGAGCTGCATTACCTAGGTCGATTTGCTTTAAATTATACTTTTTTCTTAAACATTTGATACGAGTAGGTATTTCTTATGGGAAATTTTCATCAAAAAATTTCATATATAATCCCCTATAATCATGGAAAAGTAGTAAAAATAGTTGTTATCCTAGTTGATTAAAAAAATCTCTGATTTCCTCATCTTTTATAAAATAATATATAATTTTCCCCTCTCTTCTAGAGTCCAAGATGTTTTGATTGGCTAGTTTACGAAGATGGTGGGAGGCAGATGCCATACTGAGATTTAGTAAACAGGCTATATCGCAGACACAGAGTTCTTCGACGGCAAGGAGATAAAAGATGATATTTATCTGTTTATTATCGGTAAATTTTGATAAAATGCGAAGTGATTTTTGGACTTTTTCCTTTTCAAGGTAGTTCGTTGCGGTTGTAACATTTTGTTGATTTATAATATTCACTTGGCAGATACTATCTTTTTTCATAATTTTTTCTCCTA
It includes:
- a CDS encoding ABC transporter ATP-binding protein, with protein sequence MKQLISLKNICRSYRNGEQELQVLKNINLEIGEGEFVAIMGPSGSGKSTLMNTIGMLDTPTSGEYYLEGQEVARLGEKQLAQVRNQQIGFVFQQFFLLSKMDAVQNVELPLIYAGVPAAQRRKLAEEYLSKVELTDRIHHLPSELSGGQKQRVAIARALVNDPSIILADEPTGALDTKTGSQIMELLVELNEEGKTIIMVTHEPEIAAYAKRQIVIRDGVISSDSARLEGKEN
- a CDS encoding efflux RND transporter periplasmic adaptor subunit, which codes for MKGNKKTKKWQLYTAIGAASIIIISAAGILLFRQPSQVASKDDTSHLVVAKEGTVASSVLLSGTVTAKNEQYVYLDASKGEVDEILVSVGDKVDKGQALVKYNSTEAQSAYDAANRAIAKADRRINDLKESRNNTLADSEEYDDGTQGSSVSSIDSQISDARDSRADAEAQLKKAQAQLDATKVLSTLEGTVVEVNRNVSKSTTAANQVMVHVVSNDNLQVKGELSEYNLANLSVGQEVTFSSKVYQDKTWTGKISFISAYPKNSGEGTNAITGGNTGSKYPYTIEVTSEIGDLRPGFTVSVEVKSDKKSILVPLTSVITEDGKNYVWVVDEENKAKKVEVSLGNADAENQEITSGLTDGTKVISNPTTSLEEGKEVKADETTN
- a CDS encoding ATP cone domain-containing protein; the protein is MQVIKRNGEVADFDPDKIYQAVLKAAQTVYVLTDDLRQNLAQVTKKVVLDLEEAKVERATISMIQSMVENRLLGAGYITIAEHYISYRLQRDLERSGYGDHIAVHLHFEQIR
- a CDS encoding biotin transporter BioY — encoded protein: MKKAHIYAIPAIGAALIAVLAQISLPIGPVPFTLQNFAIGLIATVFRPREAVLSVALYLLLGAIGLPVFAGGGAGFHVLVGPSSGYLWFDLVYAGLTSYLIHQNSGYIRIFLANLLGDSLVFVGGILSLHFLAGMPLDKALAVGVLPFILPDLGKIIAISFIGRPLLQRLRGQAYFSI
- the kphA gene encoding RNA-binding protein KphA, whose product is MDTIENLIIAIVKPLISQPDALTIKIEDTPEFLEYHLDLDQSDVGRVIGRKGRTISAIRTIVYSVPTEDKKVRIVIDEK
- the trmD gene encoding tRNA (guanosine(37)-N1)-methyltransferase TrmD; its protein translation is MKIDILTLFPEMFSPLEHSIVGKAREKGLLDIQYHNFREYAEKARHVDDEPYGGGQGMLLRAQPIFDAFDAIEKKHPRVILLDPAGKQFDQAYAEDLAKEEELIFICGHYEGYDERIKTLVTDEISLGDYVLTGGELAAMTMIDATVRLIPEVIGKESSHQDDSFSSGLLEYPQYTRPYDYRGMVVPDVLMSGHHEKIRQWRLYESLKKTYERRPDLLENYQLTAEEEKMLAEIRENKE
- the rpsP gene encoding 30S ribosomal protein S16; translation: MAVKIRLTRMGSKKKPFYRINVADSRSPRDGRFIETVGTYNPLVAENQVTLKEDRVLAWLADGAQPSDTVRNILSKEGVLKKFHDSKFSK
- a CDS encoding YdbC family protein — its product is MAEFTFEIEEHLLTLSENEKGWTKELNRVSFNGAPAKFDIRTWSPDHTKMGKGITLTNEEFQVMVDAFKGNQ
- the rimM gene encoding ribosome maturation factor RimM (Essential for efficient processing of 16S rRNA), whose protein sequence is MNYFNVGKIVNTQGLQGEMRVLSVTDFSEERFKKGAELALFDEKDKFVQTVIIASHRKQKNFDIIKFKDMYHINAIETYKGYSLKVAEEDLNDLEDGEFYYHEIIGLDVYEGDNLIGTIKEILQPGANDVWVVKRKGKRDLLLPYIPPVVLNVDIPNKRVEVEILEGLDDED
- the gor gene encoding glutathione-disulfide reductase, with the protein product MREYDIIAIGGGSGGIATMNRAGEHGAKAAVIEEKKLGGTCVNVGCVPKKIMWYGAQIAESFHHYGPDYGFTSSDVQFDFAKLRQNREAYIDRARSSYDGSFKRNGVDLIEGRAHFVDSHTVSVNGELIRAKHIVIATGARPSIPTIPGAELGGSSDDVFAWEQLPESVAILGAGYIAVELAGVLHALGVKTDLFVRRDRPLRTFDNYIVEGLVNEMEKTGLPLQTHKVPVKLEETEQGITIHFEDGSSHTASKVIWAIGRRPNVDGLELEKAGVTLNQRGFIQVDEYQNTVVDGIYALGDVTGEKELTPVAIKAGRTLSERLFNGKTNAKMDYTTIPTVVFSHPAIGTVGLTEEQAIKEYGQDNIKVYKSSFASMYSAVTSHRQESRFKLITAGADEKVVGLHGLGYGVDEMIQGFAVAIKMGATKADFDATVAIHPTSSEEFVTMR
- a CDS encoding MazG nucleotide pyrophosphohydrolase domain-containing protein, whose protein sequence is MKDLTFRQLQAYLLDHYQQSRTEEGLFIKLVEEVGEVAEVLNGRSGRKEGVQDSNEELAKELADIIHYTVAIATINDIDLTKTIFEKDKKAAIKYQHERDLESFLEGDLRNIEH
- the cadX gene encoding Cd(II)/Zn(II)-sensing metalloregulatory transcriptional regulator CadX, whose translation is MKKDSICQVNIINQQNVTTATNYLEKEKVQKSLRILSKFTDNKQINIIFYLLAVEELCVCDIACLLNLSMASASHHLRKLANQNILDSRREGKIIYYFIKDEEIRDFFNQLG
- a CDS encoding TMEM175 family protein, coding for MKKDRLIALTDAVLAIIMTILILELEKPTTPSLQAFWDLRQNFFAYFLSFFWLGSLWMALNTLWEKVEKISPQIVWWNLFLLFFVSFMPYATGIVSSHFMNHTAQLFYGLIVIVSTVANWFLHKVIDKPNIDQKELLEATAQYRKLLIPDLIIKGVGLILSLILYPPIMMYSVLIATFYIITLKTLSEKRVNN